In a single window of the Tellurirhabdus bombi genome:
- a CDS encoding XrtN system VIT domain-containing protein: MDNFLTNLTSSSASTSPKGSVPPAAGLFQLTDQTPSWLRPFKEPLFRTGFFLVVIMALIHGAYTYYALQTASSLHMEIFFLHYAAAAFYGLSLLSKGYLVGKRRQEGRPLRLLLWVLFLMSCFALNREMHIFQEAVTWFSIALVLASALFIASTWIDYFSVRGQQVVLFGLAAAWWLFAYQAIYLTTTYMVGILGSLLLGVSIHAYIPLFITIDLFSFLRKGWRENEHYRPALLLGSLLPLLLTGYFLVRWHQVNTKIKFTLNEIQARRDDELPAWALLGQQLQPDWVTERLLKTGSFYDQANPRLSWDVFSRGLEVKQHDPFVIIASRFIPPTTLSGTETTKLLNILYDARHQLEERLWSGQTLQTSNVLSQVRIYPEYRLAYTEKTIQIQNNEQSQWRSPQEAIYTFYLPAGSVVTSLSLWVNGREERGALTTQAKADTAYHTIVGVESRQVVRDPSLVRWQEGNRITVRVFPCPPRGMRQFKIGITSPLTYQSDRLIYENPLFDGPNGTDATETVRLDFTQQPTDLLLPKFLQPSLFDDQPRTNQYTKHTDYQPYWEISMAAPPLKTAGFTFANSTYQIEPIQYQNEAFDPKALYLDINESWTADEIKKVLQGANNRPVWVYDEGLRLLTAENQEALIEQLRKQRFSLFPVYQIPAPEESVLLTKASQPGPQLDDLATSSFADQLGKSAADRAPLRTFCLSAEPSALVKTLSELHVLRTEYGSVNQLVDQLKIKRFSPNRNTDNTIYLEKSGVLIRRKTASAASSQQASVAPDHLLRLFAYNHLLHQIGRQYFNRSFLTPPLIAEAQQANVVSPLSSLVVLETQKDYDRFGIKRQPDGLGNATLKNEGAVPEPHEWALLVVAALWVLYTIRQKAARRTHASN; this comes from the coding sequence ATGGATAATTTTCTAACTAACCTTACATCCAGTTCGGCATCTACCAGCCCTAAGGGCTCTGTTCCGCCCGCAGCAGGCTTGTTTCAGTTAACCGACCAGACACCGAGCTGGCTGCGGCCTTTTAAAGAGCCCCTGTTTCGCACTGGTTTTTTCCTGGTCGTAATCATGGCCCTTATCCATGGCGCCTATACGTATTACGCCCTCCAAACGGCGTCCTCTTTACACATGGAGATCTTTTTTCTTCACTATGCGGCCGCTGCTTTCTATGGCTTGTCACTGTTGTCCAAAGGGTATCTGGTTGGTAAACGCAGGCAGGAAGGCCGCCCCCTGCGCCTGTTGTTATGGGTGCTTTTTCTAATGAGCTGCTTTGCTCTGAATCGGGAGATGCACATTTTTCAGGAGGCGGTTACCTGGTTTTCTATAGCGTTGGTTCTCGCTTCAGCCCTTTTTATTGCTTCCACCTGGATCGATTATTTCTCGGTCCGGGGTCAGCAAGTGGTTCTCTTTGGCCTTGCCGCCGCCTGGTGGCTTTTTGCTTACCAAGCCATTTATTTGACCACAACTTATATGGTGGGTATTCTGGGTTCGCTGCTCCTGGGCGTTTCAATTCATGCCTACATTCCGCTTTTCATTACGATCGATCTTTTTTCCTTCTTGCGCAAGGGCTGGCGGGAGAACGAGCACTACCGCCCCGCCCTCCTGCTGGGTTCTTTGTTACCGCTGCTTCTAACAGGTTATTTTCTCGTGCGCTGGCATCAGGTCAATACAAAAATCAAGTTTACGCTCAATGAGATACAGGCCCGCCGCGATGATGAATTGCCCGCCTGGGCCTTACTGGGTCAGCAACTTCAGCCCGATTGGGTGACCGAACGCCTGCTTAAAACGGGCAGTTTCTACGATCAGGCAAATCCACGCCTGAGCTGGGACGTATTCAGTAGAGGTCTTGAGGTAAAGCAGCACGATCCATTTGTTATTATCGCTTCCCGCTTTATTCCGCCCACCACCTTATCAGGTACGGAAACCACTAAGCTGCTTAATATTCTCTACGATGCCCGCCACCAACTGGAAGAGCGGCTGTGGTCGGGGCAAACCCTGCAAACCAGCAATGTCCTGTCTCAGGTGCGAATTTACCCGGAATACCGACTGGCTTATACCGAAAAAACCATCCAAATCCAGAATAATGAACAGTCCCAGTGGCGCTCCCCGCAGGAGGCGATCTATACGTTTTATTTGCCCGCCGGATCGGTTGTAACGTCTTTATCCCTGTGGGTAAATGGCCGGGAAGAAAGGGGCGCGCTGACTACGCAGGCCAAAGCCGACACGGCATATCACACGATTGTTGGCGTAGAGTCAAGACAGGTAGTCCGCGACCCATCGCTGGTGCGCTGGCAGGAAGGCAACCGCATTACCGTGCGCGTGTTCCCTTGCCCGCCGCGTGGAATGCGCCAGTTTAAGATTGGCATTACCAGTCCGCTGACGTACCAGAGTGATCGGCTTATCTACGAAAACCCCTTGTTTGATGGGCCAAACGGAACCGATGCTACTGAAACCGTGCGCCTCGATTTTACGCAGCAACCTACTGATTTACTACTTCCTAAGTTTCTTCAACCAAGCCTATTTGACGATCAGCCTCGTACTAATCAGTATACCAAACACACGGATTACCAGCCGTACTGGGAAATCAGCATGGCGGCCCCTCCGCTTAAGACGGCTGGTTTTACGTTTGCCAACAGCACCTACCAGATTGAGCCAATTCAGTACCAAAACGAAGCTTTTGATCCCAAAGCGCTCTACCTGGACATAAACGAATCGTGGACGGCTGACGAAATCAAAAAAGTTCTCCAAGGTGCGAACAACCGACCCGTTTGGGTATATGACGAAGGTTTGCGACTTCTGACCGCTGAGAACCAGGAGGCGCTTATTGAGCAATTGCGTAAACAACGGTTCAGTTTATTTCCTGTCTACCAGATACCGGCTCCCGAAGAAAGCGTGCTCCTCACGAAAGCCAGTCAGCCAGGACCTCAGTTAGACGATTTAGCCACCAGTTCATTTGCCGATCAGTTGGGTAAATCCGCCGCTGACCGCGCCCCGCTCCGTACCTTTTGCCTGTCGGCAGAGCCATCTGCACTGGTCAAAACCTTAAGCGAATTGCACGTATTGCGAACCGAATACGGCTCCGTCAATCAGTTGGTTGACCAATTGAAAATTAAGCGTTTCAGCCCGAACAGAAATACGGATAACACAATCTATCTGGAAAAATCAGGCGTTTTGATTCGCCGAAAAACTGCTTCTGCTGCATCTTCCCAACAGGCTTCCGTTGCCCCCGATCATTTGCTTCGGCTGTTTGCCTACAATCATCTTTTGCACCAGATTGGTCGCCAGTACTTTAACCGCTCTTTTCTCACGCCTCCCCTGATTGCAGAAGCGCAGCAAGCCAACGTAGTCTCGCCGCTGTCCAGTTTAGTGGTGTTGGAAACCCAGAAAGACTACGACCGCTTTGGCATCAAACGCCAGCCGGACGGGCTGGGCAACGCAACCCTGAAAAACGAAGGTGCCGTGCCCGAACCGCACGAATGGGCCCTGCTGGTGGTGGCCGCACTTTGGGTTCTTTACACCATCCGACAAAAAGCCGCCCGCCGCACCCATGCCAGCAACTGA
- the xrtN gene encoding exosortase N — translation MPATDLTFWLGLALAAYVLLTPARQRWVGMLAALVVTSPMLRWAAALFSFPIRLELSRWAGHILCLGGANAQVYGNIIRFNGTDFSVDPACMGVQMTGLSLLAGLFLIIHTENQTKRRLTAPGLLLAFLGLVTFTIAANLVRILALVLFHVLPDNPLHDVVGLSCWLLYVALPLNWSIAVLYRCFSRPIAERPATKKWLMAPIALCGLCLAGFALSPKKEAMEAGLLPSMRGYTQKYLQNGFVQYSKPGVLVYAKPIATPWTLEHSPYNCWRGSGYEFAFVQERQLASHSIYAGTLRHGKNRMHTAWWFTDGLTLTTSQLETRWQMIRDNRPSVLINVTVENPSVMPEVLDEWRTFRPQP, via the coding sequence ATGCCAGCAACTGATCTAACCTTCTGGCTGGGTTTGGCCCTGGCCGCTTACGTCCTGCTTACACCGGCCCGGCAGCGCTGGGTCGGGATGCTGGCTGCCCTGGTGGTCACTTCGCCAATGCTACGCTGGGCGGCAGCCCTGTTTAGCTTTCCCATTCGGCTGGAACTGAGTCGGTGGGCTGGCCATATTCTGTGCCTGGGCGGAGCCAACGCCCAGGTTTACGGAAATATCATTCGGTTTAACGGGACCGATTTTTCCGTAGATCCGGCCTGCATGGGCGTGCAGATGACCGGCTTGTCTTTACTGGCTGGCCTGTTTCTGATTATTCATACCGAAAATCAGACAAAACGCCGCCTGACAGCGCCGGGCTTGCTGCTGGCTTTTCTGGGTTTGGTTACGTTTACCATCGCTGCTAACCTCGTCCGGATTTTAGCCTTGGTGCTGTTTCACGTCTTGCCTGATAATCCACTGCACGATGTAGTTGGATTGAGCTGCTGGCTCCTTTACGTGGCTTTGCCGCTGAATTGGAGTATTGCGGTGCTGTATCGGTGCTTTTCCCGACCTATTGCCGAGCGGCCTGCCACAAAAAAATGGCTCATGGCTCCGATTGCGTTATGTGGTTTATGTCTGGCCGGATTTGCACTAAGCCCCAAGAAAGAAGCTATGGAAGCAGGGCTTTTGCCATCCATGCGGGGCTATACCCAGAAATACCTTCAAAATGGTTTTGTCCAATACAGCAAACCCGGTGTGCTCGTTTACGCCAAGCCTATCGCTACCCCGTGGACCCTTGAACACAGCCCGTACAATTGCTGGCGGGGCAGTGGGTATGAATTTGCTTTTGTTCAGGAACGACAGCTGGCCAGTCATTCGATTTACGCCGGAACCCTGCGGCACGGAAAAAATCGAATGCATACAGCCTGGTGGTTTACCGATGGATTGACACTAACAACCAGCCAGTTAGAAACCCGCTGGCAAATGATCCGCGATAATCGACCTTCCGTTTTGATTAACGTAACCGTCGAAAATCCGTCGGTTATGCCGGAAGTCCTCGACGAGTGGCGCACGTTCAGGCCACAGCCTTAG
- a CDS encoding cupin domain-containing protein: MPTLIEQPSVIEAAGNKPKRIEEYAGRVNSQHSAVSVARMVSPEGWEEPGQRPEFEEITVVLKGLVRVEYEGGIMDVRAGQAVVTHPGEWVRYSSPEAGGAEYMAICLPAFSPGTVHRDS; the protein is encoded by the coding sequence ATGCCTACCTTAATTGAGCAACCATCTGTTATTGAAGCGGCGGGCAATAAGCCTAAACGCATTGAAGAATACGCAGGTCGCGTAAATAGCCAGCATTCAGCGGTTAGCGTGGCCCGCATGGTGTCGCCGGAAGGGTGGGAGGAACCCGGCCAGCGTCCGGAGTTTGAAGAAATAACCGTTGTGCTAAAAGGGCTGGTGCGGGTGGAATACGAAGGAGGAATAATGGACGTGCGTGCTGGACAGGCCGTTGTAACTCATCCTGGCGAATGGGTGCGCTACAGTAGCCCTGAAGCAGGCGGTGCCGAATACATGGCCATTTGCCTGCCCGCTTTTTCGCCGGGAACCGTACACCGCGATAGCTAG
- the recO gene encoding DNA repair protein RecO translates to MLHKTRGIVLSYIRYRETSIIVRVYTEEFGLQSYLVNSVRSSKSKSNRIALFQPLTLLDMVVYYKPDRDLHRLSEVKTNYPFQHIPFEVAKSSMALFVSEMLTKTLKEEASNPALFHFLETTILFLEQAQTDYENFHIVFLLKLAAYLGFVPSNAKEFEDQLRENNYPFLPDQDTETALNAFLRQPIGSPVKITRAIRNELLDAIVAFYGIHIDGIGEIKSLSVLREVLG, encoded by the coding sequence ATGCTGCATAAAACCCGAGGTATTGTTTTGAGCTATATCCGTTACCGCGAAACGTCCATCATTGTCCGCGTGTATACTGAAGAATTTGGCTTACAAAGTTATCTGGTCAATAGTGTCCGGTCGTCGAAGAGTAAATCGAACCGGATTGCCCTGTTTCAGCCCCTGACGCTGCTAGATATGGTGGTTTACTACAAACCAGATCGCGATTTGCATCGGCTCTCGGAAGTGAAGACCAACTATCCATTCCAGCACATTCCGTTTGAGGTAGCAAAATCCAGCATGGCGCTCTTTGTCAGCGAGATGCTAACCAAGACATTAAAAGAAGAAGCCAGCAATCCGGCCTTGTTCCACTTTCTGGAAACAACCATTCTTTTCCTAGAACAGGCCCAGACGGATTATGAGAATTTCCATATTGTTTTTCTGCTCAAACTGGCCGCTTACCTCGGCTTTGTTCCGTCGAATGCCAAAGAGTTTGAAGACCAATTACGAGAAAACAACTATCCTTTTCTGCCCGATCAGGATACCGAAACGGCTTTGAACGCCTTTCTGCGGCAGCCCATTGGGAGTCCGGTTAAAATTACCCGGGCGATTCGGAATGAATTACTGGATGCTATAGTGGCTTTTTACGGCATCCATATTGATGGGATCGGCGAAATTAAATCGCTTTCGGTGCTGCGGGAGGTTTTGGGGTAA
- a CDS encoding diacylglycerol kinase family protein: protein MNPWIDIRKNLRSFRFAFAGIHALFRYENNAKIHLLAAFAVVFISFWLDLTRAEWAIILTQIGLVWMAEAFNTAVEKLADVASPDYHPQIKAVKDISAGAVLLVVLVAVVVGLLILGEKLWFLITHLLIH, encoded by the coding sequence ATGAATCCCTGGATTGATATTCGAAAAAATCTGCGCAGTTTTCGGTTCGCCTTTGCGGGTATACACGCGCTCTTTCGCTACGAAAACAACGCTAAAATTCATTTATTGGCGGCTTTTGCCGTGGTGTTTATCAGCTTTTGGCTGGATTTAACCCGGGCAGAATGGGCAATTATTCTCACCCAGATCGGGTTGGTCTGGATGGCAGAAGCGTTCAATACGGCGGTGGAAAAGCTGGCCGATGTGGCATCGCCGGACTACCACCCGCAGATTAAAGCAGTAAAAGATATTTCGGCGGGGGCCGTGCTGCTCGTCGTTCTGGTTGCGGTTGTGGTCGGCCTCCTGATTCTGGGAGAAAAACTTTGGTTCTTAATCACTCATTTGCTTATTCATTAA
- a CDS encoding winged helix-turn-helix domain-containing protein, whose amino-acid sequence MREFLIGFNKAFESKARLGIMSVLMVNDSLSFNTLKELLTLTDGNLATHLRALEEQKYLNVQKQFVGRKPNTTYSATDEGKKAFTDHLNALEDFLKGSI is encoded by the coding sequence ATGCGGGAGTTTTTGATAGGATTTAATAAGGCTTTTGAAAGCAAGGCTCGGCTAGGTATTATGTCGGTGCTGATGGTAAACGATTCCCTGAGTTTTAATACGCTCAAAGAATTACTTACCCTCACTGATGGCAACCTGGCTACGCACCTACGCGCGCTGGAAGAGCAAAAATACCTTAATGTTCAGAAGCAATTTGTTGGCCGTAAGCCGAATACTACATACTCGGCTACGGACGAAGGAAAAAAAGCATTCACCGACCACCTGAATGCACTGGAGGATTTTCTGAAAGGGTCGATCTAG
- the recJ gene encoding single-stranded-DNA-specific exonuclease RecJ: protein MTEKRWIHRPLPTTIEELGAVEDLTRQLNINPFLATLLVQRGVYNFDEAKTFFRPELAHLHDPFLMQDMEKAVERLQMAIVRNEKILVYGDYDVDGTTSVTLFYGFLKTIYKNLDYYIPDRYKEGYGISSQGIEWAAENGFSLIVSLDCGIKSVDKVDEAWAKGIDFIICDHHRPGAELPKACAVLDPKREDCQYPYKELTGCGVGFKLLQAYCLFKSIPLERLFAYLDLVVVSIASDIVPITGENRVLAYYGLKRLNASPCAGLRALVQIAGIKDELEIMNVVFGIGPRINAAGRIKHAKAAVQLLLAETDEQATDFAFEINEHNNSRRQYDSNITEEALAMIQANELLANAKSTVLFNKTWHKGVIGIVASRCIERFHRPTIILTESHNKASGSARSVPGFDVYEAIEECADLLEQFGGHTFAAGLTLKIENVPLFQQRFEEVVSRRIREEQLIPMVEIDLPLDFSAIDLKFYKILKQMAPFGPNNLTPVFSTDEVYLVGSPYIMKEKHLKLNVRHHSSSQTFTAIGFNMAHHALFLNRDQPFSICYQIELNNYNGQTSLQLYLKDLKTAISDPKPVADYQQKAGLPVH, encoded by the coding sequence ATGACTGAGAAGCGCTGGATTCACCGACCATTACCGACGACGATTGAGGAGCTAGGGGCTGTTGAAGACCTGACGCGTCAGCTAAATATTAACCCTTTTCTGGCCACCTTACTGGTCCAGCGGGGCGTTTATAATTTCGACGAAGCAAAGACTTTTTTTCGGCCCGAACTGGCCCATCTGCACGATCCATTCCTGATGCAGGATATGGAAAAAGCCGTTGAACGCTTGCAAATGGCCATTGTCCGGAACGAAAAAATTCTGGTTTACGGCGACTATGATGTAGACGGAACCACATCGGTTACCCTGTTTTACGGCTTCCTGAAAACGATCTACAAGAATCTGGATTATTACATTCCCGATCGTTATAAAGAAGGCTATGGCATTTCCTCTCAAGGAATTGAATGGGCCGCTGAAAATGGTTTCTCGCTGATTGTCAGCCTTGACTGTGGGATTAAATCAGTAGACAAGGTAGACGAAGCGTGGGCCAAAGGAATTGATTTCATTATTTGCGATCACCACCGCCCCGGTGCAGAACTGCCCAAAGCCTGCGCTGTTCTGGATCCTAAACGGGAAGATTGCCAATACCCTTACAAAGAGTTAACGGGTTGCGGCGTTGGCTTTAAGCTCCTGCAAGCCTATTGCCTGTTCAAAAGTATTCCGCTGGAGCGGCTTTTTGCGTATCTGGATTTAGTAGTGGTTAGCATTGCATCCGATATTGTGCCAATAACCGGCGAAAACCGCGTGCTGGCTTATTACGGCCTGAAGCGGCTTAACGCATCGCCTTGCGCTGGTCTGCGGGCTTTGGTTCAGATCGCGGGTATTAAAGACGAACTGGAAATTATGAATGTCGTGTTTGGAATTGGTCCGCGCATCAACGCTGCCGGACGCATCAAGCACGCAAAAGCCGCTGTCCAGTTGCTGCTAGCCGAAACAGACGAACAGGCCACCGATTTTGCTTTTGAAATAAACGAGCACAACAATAGCCGCCGTCAGTACGATTCCAACATCACGGAAGAAGCACTGGCGATGATCCAGGCTAATGAGCTGCTGGCGAATGCAAAGAGCACGGTATTATTCAATAAGACCTGGCACAAAGGGGTCATTGGCATTGTGGCTTCGCGTTGCATTGAGCGCTTTCACCGGCCCACCATCATCTTGACGGAGTCACACAACAAGGCTTCCGGTTCGGCGCGGTCGGTGCCTGGTTTCGATGTTTACGAAGCCATTGAAGAGTGCGCTGATCTGCTGGAACAATTTGGGGGCCATACGTTTGCGGCGGGCCTAACGCTGAAGATTGAAAACGTGCCTTTGTTTCAACAGCGATTTGAAGAAGTTGTGAGCCGACGCATTCGGGAAGAGCAACTGATTCCAATGGTCGAAATTGACTTGCCGCTGGATTTCAGCGCGATCGACCTGAAATTCTACAAAATCCTGAAGCAGATGGCTCCTTTCGGGCCAAACAATCTAACGCCGGTATTCTCAACGGATGAGGTTTATCTGGTCGGTAGTCCGTACATTATGAAGGAGAAACACCTGAAACTGAATGTGCGCCACCATTCTTCGTCCCAGACTTTTACGGCTATTGGATTTAATATGGCCCATCACGCGTTGTTCCTTAATCGGGATCAGCCGTTTTCAATTTGTTACCAGATTGAGCTAAACAATTACAACGGACAGACATCGTTACAACTGTACCTGAAAGATCTTAAAACAGCGATTAGTGACCCGAAGCCAGTAGCTGACTACCAGCAAAAGGCTGGCCTTCCTGTTCATTGA
- a CDS encoding DUF1361 domain-containing protein: MNTLVASKRSGEGLRFLLLLSGMSMTMLVARCLLTQDFYFKLLSWNLFLAWIPLMLVLAMRQASERGWLPAGALWAGLAGWLLFLPNAPYIITDLFHVRSVSEQTLWFDTMMIFLFALTGLLAGLYSQLLVHRLLNERFGRRLTWLAMLACLVLTSFGIYLGRYGRWNSWDLVTDPLALTTAIITSFRDPVALKLTLSYTFALVVLYVGFVEYVQRHTHESLD, translated from the coding sequence ATGAATACACTTGTAGCTTCCAAACGCTCCGGCGAAGGCTTGCGGTTCCTCCTGCTGCTTTCGGGCATGAGTATGACGATGTTAGTCGCCCGCTGCTTGCTCACCCAGGATTTCTATTTTAAATTACTAAGCTGGAATCTGTTCCTAGCCTGGATTCCTCTTATGTTAGTTTTGGCCATGCGGCAGGCATCCGAGCGAGGCTGGCTCCCGGCGGGCGCACTTTGGGCGGGGCTTGCGGGTTGGCTGCTGTTTTTGCCCAACGCGCCGTACATCATCACGGATCTTTTTCACGTCCGGTCTGTGAGCGAGCAAACGCTGTGGTTTGACACCATGATGATTTTTCTTTTCGCGCTGACAGGCTTGCTGGCTGGTTTATACTCCCAATTACTCGTCCATCGCTTGCTGAACGAACGCTTCGGACGCCGCCTGACCTGGCTGGCCATGCTGGCTTGTCTGGTGCTGACAAGTTTCGGGATTTATCTAGGGCGTTATGGCCGGTGGAACAGCTGGGATTTAGTGACTGATCCGCTCGCGCTAACGACGGCCATTATAACTAGTTTTCGAGATCCTGTTGCCCTGAAGTTGACCCTTTCGTATACCTTTGCGTTGGTGGTACTTTATGTTGGTTTCGTAGAGTATGTTCAACGCCATACGCATGAATCCCTGGATTGA
- the mazG gene encoding nucleoside triphosphate pyrophosphohydrolase, producing the protein MDTTLKQQIEQMPARRQEQLLAFDRLLTIMDELREQCPWDRKQTMDSLRHLTIEETYELSDAILEGNLTEVRKELGDILLHLVFYARIGSEPATDPAVRFDIADVLNGICEKLIRRHPHIYADTKAETEEQVKQNWEQLKLKEGNKSVLGGVPGSLPALVKAMRIQEKARGAGFDWEEKEQVWEKVEEEMQEFKQEFNVDTGEAIDQNRAEKEFGDVLFSLVNYARFIDINPETALERTNKKFIKRFQYLEEQARQAGKQLKDMTLEEMEVYWQEAKQFT; encoded by the coding sequence ATGGATACGACCCTGAAACAACAGATAGAGCAGATGCCCGCGCGGCGGCAGGAACAACTGCTGGCTTTTGATCGCCTGCTGACCATTATGGATGAATTGCGTGAGCAATGCCCCTGGGATCGGAAACAGACGATGGATAGTCTGCGCCATTTAACCATTGAAGAAACCTACGAGCTTTCGGACGCCATTCTGGAAGGCAACCTGACCGAAGTTCGGAAAGAACTGGGTGATATTTTGCTCCATCTGGTTTTCTACGCCCGGATCGGCTCCGAGCCTGCTACTGATCCAGCGGTGCGGTTTGATATTGCCGACGTTCTGAACGGCATTTGTGAGAAGCTGATTCGCCGACACCCGCATATCTACGCCGATACCAAGGCAGAGACGGAAGAACAGGTGAAACAAAACTGGGAGCAGCTCAAACTAAAAGAAGGCAACAAGTCGGTTTTAGGTGGGGTGCCGGGTTCGCTGCCCGCTCTGGTGAAAGCGATGCGCATTCAGGAGAAGGCGCGTGGAGCCGGTTTCGACTGGGAGGAGAAGGAACAGGTATGGGAAAAGGTTGAGGAGGAGATGCAGGAATTTAAGCAGGAATTCAACGTCGATACGGGCGAGGCAATCGACCAGAACCGGGCGGAAAAAGAATTTGGCGATGTGCTGTTTTCACTGGTTAACTACGCCCGATTTATTGATATCAACCCAGAAACCGCTTTGGAGCGCACCAATAAAAAATTCATCAAGCGTTTTCAGTACCTGGAAGAGCAGGCGCGGCAGGCCGGTAAGCAATTGAAAGACATGACGCTGGAAGAGATGGAGGTGTATTGGCAGGAAGCGAAGCAGTTTACTTAA
- the lptB gene encoding LPS export ABC transporter ATP-binding protein, protein MILRTENLIKKYGSRLVNDNVSYQVEQGEIVGLLGPNGAGKTTSFYMAVGLIKPNSGKVYIDTTDVTDLPMYKRARLGVGYLAQEASVFRDLSVEENVLAVLEMTDLSRQHRKEKMEELLEEFSLTHVRKNLGKVLSGGERRRTEIARALAVDPKFILLDEPFAGVDPIAVEDIQSIVAKLKHKNIGILITDHNVNETLSITDRAYLLFEGKILKQGSAEDLANDEQVRRVYLGQNFELKRKI, encoded by the coding sequence ATGATACTACGAACTGAAAATTTAATCAAAAAATATGGCTCCCGGCTGGTAAATGACAACGTGTCGTATCAGGTTGAACAGGGGGAAATTGTAGGTTTGCTAGGTCCGAACGGAGCTGGTAAAACCACATCGTTTTACATGGCGGTAGGGCTGATAAAGCCGAACAGCGGCAAGGTTTACATCGACACGACGGACGTAACCGATCTGCCCATGTACAAGCGTGCGCGCCTTGGTGTGGGTTATCTGGCGCAGGAGGCGTCGGTTTTTCGGGATTTGTCGGTAGAGGAGAACGTACTTGCCGTGCTGGAAATGACCGATTTGTCGCGGCAGCATCGGAAAGAAAAAATGGAAGAACTCCTCGAAGAATTTAGCCTGACTCACGTTCGGAAGAACTTGGGCAAGGTTTTGTCTGGGGGGGAGCGGCGACGGACGGAAATTGCCCGGGCGTTGGCCGTTGATCCAAAATTTATTCTGCTTGATGAGCCTTTTGCCGGGGTAGATCCCATTGCGGTGGAAGATATCCAAAGCATTGTGGCGAAGCTGAAGCATAAAAATATCGGAATCTTGATTACCGACCACAACGTAAACGAAACGCTTTCCATCACTGACCGGGCGTACCTGTTGTTTGAAGGTAAAATTCTAAAGCAAGGCTCTGCCGAAGATCTGGCCAATGACGAACAGGTTCGGCGGGTTTACCTCGGTCAGAATTTTGAACTGAAGCGTAAAATCTGA
- a CDS encoding Crp/Fnr family transcriptional regulator, with translation MKTLHTEKEALKKAIFGWQLLSEEVWNDFFTCWQPVTYKRKAILTEAGETERYLYFVLDGVQRAYSLNEGQRETTLLFTSEGSFSGIADSFQLQQPSRYYLETVTPSRLLRLAYSDFARLSALHPSLERWGRIATARTLSGLMEWHMELMTRSAEDKFRVLLTRNPHVLHQVPHKYLASYIGLYPTTFSKLLATVRV, from the coding sequence ATGAAAACATTACACACAGAAAAAGAAGCACTAAAAAAAGCCATATTTGGCTGGCAACTTCTATCGGAAGAGGTCTGGAATGATTTTTTTACCTGCTGGCAACCCGTGACCTACAAACGAAAAGCCATTCTGACAGAAGCCGGTGAAACGGAGCGATACCTGTATTTTGTGCTTGATGGCGTGCAGCGTGCCTATTCGCTCAACGAGGGCCAGCGCGAAACGACGCTCCTTTTTACGTCTGAGGGTTCTTTTTCGGGTATTGCCGATTCGTTTCAGTTGCAACAACCTTCCCGCTATTACCTTGAAACCGTAACGCCCAGCCGTCTGCTTCGCCTGGCTTACTCCGACTTTGCCCGTCTGAGTGCCCTGCACCCGTCGCTCGAACGTTGGGGGCGCATTGCCACCGCCCGAACGCTTTCCGGACTCATGGAATGGCATATGGAACTGATGACGCGCAGTGCCGAGGACAAATTTCGGGTGCTGCTCACGCGCAATCCGCACGTGTTGCATCAGGTCCCGCACAAGTATTTAGCGTCGTATATTGGCCTTTATCCCACAACTTTTAGTAAGCTATTAGCCACGGTTCGGGTCTAG